The DNA region CTTGGAGAGGGCTTCCTAGGAAAGGATGTTTAGGAGTAGCAAAAGAATGACTCGAAGTCAATCATGGGTACAACCAGAAAGCTCTATGTTCTGCTTTAGCTGGCTCTCCAGAGAGCTGTGTAGATAGTTCAGCTATTGTAGATCAAAGCCCAGGCATTCATTTATACATCTATTCAATCATTACCCCAGGTTCCTTTTTGATTATTCCACAAATCAGTATTTTATGACTTAAGTCCCTTGATTCAGACAGCCAGCAAGTACATCCTTTTTAACATAGCAAatgatctcagagatctgcctgatttTGTAAGCACAAATTATAAGTTTAGCTACATGTAGTCCCATCCTGAGATTACCATTCCCACAATGCCTGAACCCAAAGTCACTCTGTTctaggatgaacttgaactcaggtatctgcctgcctgtgcaaacacaaacaataaacgtagctgggtgggatcttccCTGAGATCACCATTCCCtaaatttctttatctctttccttaatatctttctgacaatcTGGCTCATTAGTGTAGCTGTCTGCCCTTTTAGGTCTGTGAAGTCGCTCATATTGCAACcctatattttgcatagttgaaaaaGTATGTACTTGTGAACTCATGTATTCAGAGTTCTTTACCACAGCCCTAAGGGCTGTCCTTAGGTTACAGTGTTTACCTTTTTGATGAAGAACACATTCTTGCCTCTCAGACTCATcctgtttctaattatcatagAGTCATTTACCTTAACAGGGAAAACACTCCACAAAGGAGGaacattaatatatgtatattatttgtatattattaCAAACAAGCCCCACACCCAAGCTACCATCAGCACTCATGGGAACCCATGTCCTGCTGTCTCTGCTCCAGGGGTGGAAAACTGTGTCATGCAGTCCCTTCCATGGCCATGCAGgactcagcagacaccacaccATACTTTAGGTATTTGAGGTACTATAGTAAAGGATGTAGCCTAACCTTAAACTTAAAGCCAAATATATgatccctttttattttcttttgtatatacaAACCTAAACTCCAAAGGACTTAGAGTAAGACTGGGACCTCTAAAACGTATGattctttatttccttaaatgtttttttaagaaTTAGTCCATAATCAGGTAATTTAGAGGTGATATTTTAAATAGGGCAGTGGTACTGCTATGGTTCACTTCAATTGGAAACTATTAGGGTTCTGTTATCACTTTGAGCTAGTAATTTTTAATTCAATAAGGAAAAGCTTATATTCTCTTATAGTTTTGCAACcaactcaatttttaaaacaggTTGAGAATAGACAAAATTCATATCTATCATCCACCATTCAACAACCATGCCAGGAGAAGGTTATATGAAATTATGAAGACATATTGTGTTAACATGCTGATTTGGAGTTAACCTACTAATGAGTCTCTTGTTCTGAAGAGACTAAGAGAACATTGAATACTTATGAACAATGTACTTTGTAGCTCCTCCCCACTCTTGTATACATCTAATTGCTATGTAGCAATAACTCTGCTGATATGGCCTGGCCTCTGTTTCATGAAGCCTGAGTTTCATCATATTTCACATTTGTCTTCTATCTTCACAAAATTGTCTTCCAGTTTCACAAATGTCTtctattgtcttagtttgggttttattgctgtgaaatgataccatgatcaaggcaactcttacaaagtaaaacatttaattgggctggcttacagtatcAGATATTTAATCAGTTATCGTTATCATTATGGAGAGAAGCATGGAGGCATGCAAAGCAGACATAATGTTGGAGCTGGAGTTGACAGTTCTTTATTTTGATTCAAAGGCACCAGGAGCAGAATGGAATTCCACTCTAGGAAGAGCTTAAAGCTAGAAGCCCTCACCCCCACAGGGATTCATcccatccaacaaggccacacctatttcaacaaggccataacCCCTAATTGTGCCATTCTCTGTGGGTCAATCATTCAAATACAGGGGTCTATGGCAGcaaaacctattcaaactaccacagctaTAGAAGTCATTTCccagttgtttgttttgtaatctaCAGATAAAATAAGTTACACTGATGAATGTGGCTTGTATCACTGAGGATTTTCTGCAGCCTCATTTGACATTTGATAATACCTAGGCATGGGAGGAGcagaagaaaagagcagaagagggagaaaacTTGAGTGAGAAGGATGTTGAGTGGCCAAGGTATCAGAGAACAAAAGGGGTTCTTAGGCTCGGTGATGTTTAATCACAGTTTCTCGCACTGCTGGCATGGCTAGCCTACTACTTCTCATACTTTGATCTCAGctgggaaataaaataaagggaaaagaaagggaagcaatCATGCAGCCAAAACAAAAAGCCgttttcaaaacataaataaagataaatcaaaATACATCAATATGAGTCATTTTGTGATAAAGTTGTTAACATTTACCAAATGCTTTTAATGTTCACTATATTATAGCAATTTATGTGCATCTTTagttatgtacatatacaagAATATTATATAGTTATTTATTACATCATCCACCAGAGTGGCTCCTTTGGATAGCTGTTTCCCATGCTCCTTTGCTCACTTGGAAGAACTGATTTTCCTAATAAGAGCACAGCTGACTAGAGAGCAGATCAGTACTTAAAGGTAGCTGTCACACTGCCCTGCTAACTTAAGCTGCCCCTTGGAGGGATGGTCTTCACATGAATAAGAATGGACCTAACTACTGGTTGTAAATCTGAATTACCTCCAACGTTATGGGAATGGAATTTAATTAGCCTAATCATGATGAACAAACATTAGCTTACTAGCATCTTAAATTTTGCTGGTCTCCATCTGCCTTGGCTAGCACACCACTTCTTTAGTATTTTGGATGCAGTGCTCCTTTAGCTAAATTCTTAGtgttatttaattacttttaagtAAATCTATTAGTAAATTCTTTATGCATCAATTCCATCATTTCAGGCCTCTCCTACATCAAGATGAGTTCCCTGTTCTTTAATTTAGGCACCTATTGTCGTATTCTCAGTAAATCTGGTAAACGTATATATGTGTTGTTACAATTAAATAATGAGtttaaatttatagaaattagagactggaaaataaaacagcaatcacaatgtaagtatttattttagcagaaaattaaatatttcattataaatagtGATTATACAGTAAGAActacacaatttttaaatataatagatTAACACAGAGCCAAAGaacagtcatttaaaatttaagaaactcttacaatatttcaatatttgctttttctaggaaTAACTTTCAAACGTTGCTAGTAATGGTAATCTGAGGAAAAAATGGTGCTCAGTTCATGccttctttttttgaaaaaagtatCTAAAACATTTGACtggagagtgagcacacagataAATATTTTAGGGAAAAGCGGGAAAATAGACCATCACAGTTTAAATATTCTAACAATATTTATGGATTTTTCTACTATAATATGGTGTCGCAGTTCTGAACTGATCCTCTAATGCCTGTGACATCAGAGAAACACAAGAGTTggcttttatttagaaaaaaataatgaatcttCTCATACTATACTAATCCCTGTGATCAGAGCTCTGTTTGTGTGCTCCAGGAGGACTCTAAGTGACCTTCGTGTGATCCTTAAATAAAACTCAGTATACCCTGTGTGCCTTCTCAAAGATTAAGAATGCTATcagttattttctcatttaaatttaaatgacattcgggaaagaacatatttaaattaatagTGCCCCTGTGCCAGGAAGCTAAAATAATTCTAGGACAGTTATTGAAATAGTGAAGGAAAGATGAGATTCCTTCAGGAAAGTGTGACTATGTTGCATCCTACAATTTACCTGCAGGCTAAATCAGGAGTGGCAAGTTTGAAAATGGGATGAGGATGGGTGACTGGCAGCTCCCTGGACTTCTAAGTACTATTGCTATTCCATTCTGTACTTCACCAAACCCAGAGACCTGACGTGTCTTTACCTTCATctaatctctctttttcttttttcctgtcttaccaattttttgaaatataaacaaacaacatTTTGCAACCAATAACATAGCAGATGCCATGCAGGTCAGTAGGAACCCAATCACATCCAGAGAGTGGTACTGAAACCAGCTGAGGTCATGGGCTGCCACACGAAGGTGCTTGGCTCCTTTATGACGCATGACAAACTCAATCCAAAAGACTGCTCTGTCCAGGGGCTTCACTGGCTGGTCATGGTGAATTCTTGATAGTCTCATGGCATTTTCTTTATAACTTGAAAAATGCACAAAcaaacattttgttgttttttttaaagttaatatgtGACACATGTTTAACTAATCAATAGGTTATTTTAAGAGTGTTTGTTACAGCCCTAACAGTTTTAACCTTTTTCTCAAACAGTATCCAGGGCCCAGAAGGCCAGCCAAGGTTATATAATGAGATActatgtcaaaataaaacaaccagaacaaagcaaaacaagaacagATAACATCAACTAGAGAgctaaatatttagaaggcaaagCATGCTTTCTCTTGGAGTTCCCTAGTAAATAAGGAGAATTAATACATTTAACTTTGGTTTGTTCACAAGGTAAAGTTCTGAACTCTGTCCCGACTATATTCATAGCAACGACGGGGTTTGTGAAGAGGTGTCCTGTTGCTTCCAAGACATCCATAGTATTATGGGAAAGTGATTAACACTTATTTGGGTGTTAAAGAGCCAGTGTGGCCTTACTCATGTGGGTCATTCTTGGTGCATGTTAGTGGAGGACCTGTGGGCAGGTGCTAGCTGATAGAGAAGGgagattcagttttctttaaagttttgatCTTGATGTGTTAACACTGCTCTAGTAGATAAGTCCAAACCTATGTGCTATGAGCAACAAAAATCAGACTCtgtggtttattttaaaaaaatagatatgaAGTGGGAAGGAGTGAATCTGAGAGGATTTGGGGAAGGAGTAGGATATGAGATTGATCaaaatatcatgtatatatatgtatacatatatatactcaaaggataaaaatatagtttataaactaaaataaaagaaaataaatttataaaataaataaataaataaataaaaagtttaatacAAATTAAACCACCTATTCTTTTTCACATGTATTGAGCtatagttaattaaaaataatagtttacaTGTTCCTTCTAAGAAATGTtagcaaataatttttatttataaaaattctaagttaagattttcaatagaaaatgtaaagttaaatttcttgattgaaaatatttttgtgaataccaataaaattttattataaggCAGCATAATTAATAACCATATTCACATACCATTTTATATCATATGTGGCAATAAAGTATGACTGTTAAAATGCTCTAAATagttaaaattattatcatttacatatcatataatttttcataCTTTTAAGATGTCTTATGAAATCTGAGACTATAATGCAAAAATCACATACTTGTGATTTCAGATAAtatcagtagtagtagtaggctTGGAGTTCATGAGAAGTTGTTTCCAATGCCATGCATTTTAGTGCATAAGTGGAGTTCCCAACAGTAAttgcaattcttttttattttcataaatgtttttaaaatctaacaTAATCTAATAAACATTCTGGGAAGCTGAGCTGAAAACAATCATAGATTttcttacatttaataaaatgagTCAAATCAGCAGCAATTTATACCTTAGTAATAGTTTAGTTGAATAGATTTCAAAGTCAATATTTATGGAAAATGAAAGCTCATACTAAGAGTTACTGATATTCCTAATGTATAATGTAGGTCCTAAATTAAGATTTGTATAATGTTTagtcaattaaaatatttagaagtaaCTTATAACACCAATGTGTGGTAATACAGTATTAATAGTTAATTATGCATGATTATATACAAGAATAAATATGCTAATAATATACTTGAAAAATGTTTACTGAATATTTAAAtccaatttattttcaatttttggaAATAGCTTTATTAATTGAAAATGAAGCAAGTAATATCTACATCAATCTCTTGTTACTTGTATTAAACTAAGTTCAAAAGAATGAAGTTTCGGAATACTGTAGAACTATAGACAGCCTAACCATGTCAACCATAGCTGTACAAGATTCAGTACTTACGATGGTTCGTTAATGACTGTTCTCACAGCATTGAGCAGATCTGAACTTGTCATAGTGTTCATGTTCACCTCCACGGCTGCTCCTTTGGCCTTCATGTGAGCAATATTGTCAGGCTGATCAGCGAACATGGGGACTCCCACCATAGGGATACCATGGTAAATGGCCTCATAGATTCCATTTGTTCCACCATGGGTGATAAAAGCTCTGGTTTTGGGATGTCCTAttttgaggagaaaggaagaagtgagtATAGATTTCATGCTAATTACTTGGCAGAATTTCAGAGGTAGAAGGGATAAAGGGTCATAGTCATCAATGAAGGCAACGTTTTGTATAAATGTTGAGCATGAGACATTGCTACTCTAGGAAATCATATCCCCACAGTGGGGGAAATGAACTCTTTTTCACTGTCTGGGAAAGTATTACTGAGGTAATACTTTCTAACATCTGATAGGAACTGAAGATGTTTAAAGATGTCTTTTTGCGCACAGGGCAGTTGTGGATGAGTACAGTtcaattatttcttccttaaacCTGGAGGTGAAGGACTgtgctgtagctcagtggtgtaGTATTTTCAATGCATGCAGAATGTTCTAGATTCAATACCCAGTACtaacacaaaagcaaaactttaagtaatatataaaacGTAAGCAATTTCTTAGTGTTGAGGAAGTGGAAAACAtccaataattttaatttttattagatattttaattatttatatttcaaatgttatacgctttgctggtttcccctctagaaccccactttcccctcccactctccatgctctcccacccacacacccacccacccattccctccctcccatcttctgccctgacattcccctacactggggcattgtgccttcacaggaccaagggcgtcTAACTTGCTTTCTGACTACACAGTCTTACCAAGCAGATCATTCTGAGGAATCCAATCAAACAGTCTAGTATTGGATCCTAATGTGGTTGGTATCTTTCCTTTGTATCGCCACAAAACCTGTGGAAGACAGTGCTTTGATTTTGCAGGTAAAGCACACATTTTGAAGGTGTGCTGAGGCAGCAAATTACTGAATACAGTCATTGTACATACTTTAGGTCGTATTTGAGAAAGGGTTACAGGTATGGGCATTTGCAAGCAAGGAGTTGCAGGGTAGGATTGTCCACAGCTAGCCACTCCTAGTGGCCTTTACTACTAATCTAATAAACATAGATTACTACTTTGATCTTTATTACTGAAAAGCTATTAGGAGTATACTAGAGTACATATGGGgataatattcttttcttcttttagtttttgggtttttgtttatttgtgaaagaatgaaagagacaaATGTAGGTATAAAAGCTACAAATTTTAAGATGCCTACTAATGTATTACCTTTATACAATTATATTAAAACTAACCAATACATGACTGACGCTAGATTAGTCCATGAATAGGAATAAATAGAGAGTTAAATTGTAGAATAACAAGGATAAACTTTAAGGTTAACTGAGTgtcataaattataaaatacaatatatttaaaaataatattcaaattttGTTTCTACAACTGTAGAATATTCAATTTAGAAAGAATAGTAGCTTCTAGGCCTTCTACTTCTAAAACACCTATTTTTCATATAGCCTTAATGTGATTCAGAATGTTGGAGTATAGTTTTtggcatgatttttttctaaagggTGCATAGTGTCTTTCTTCTTAAAAGCATTCTGGTAAACCAAATTTCAGAATTTGGTGTCAGTCAATCCAGGCCAAATGGTTTTAGAAGTGGcctaatgctttcttttctatcctATTAATAGATTATAGAAGTCTATTTTTTCATAGTAACTGGATAATAAGGCAAATGAACAAATATATCAAAAACATAGTACTAACCCTTGGAAACCGTAGTAGTTGGGCTCAGCAGCTGACAGGTTTCAGTGTCTATCTGCAGATAGCACTACCACTCTCTCTACTGCCTGCCTGAAGCTGCTCTGTTCTCAAGGATCAAGGGTTTTACTGACCTTCTGAGGAATCTGGGCGAGTGCTGAGGCAATGAGATTGGCCTTTTCATCTGTCAGGTTTTTGACCATTGACCCCAGAGAAAACACTACAATACCATGTTCTCCTGAAGTCTGGACAAATTCTTCCATTTCCTGCAAATATGACATTCTGTTGAAAATGTGTAGAATCATTAGGGGGAAATTTAGTTCGCTTACCATTCTAGGTAGAAAACATGGAAATAATGATCAAAGaaactttttatatttctctgtcCCATGATATGTAAAACTAGATAGTAACTGAAtgagaaaatatgttttctggaaaaaaaataaggtataTTTAAGAATGAATGTGACACGAAATCACCATAGAAGGGAACAGAAAATAAGGGCATCACTTCTCTTTGCAAGTGAACATGTTATTCCCAAAATgtatctgaaagaaaataaaatgtttgttgaCATTAGTGAAGACAATGAGCTAGACTTTTAGAATTATTATCACACCTGTTACACAAGTAATTCTAATAAAATTATCATGGAACTATCATAATATTTGAATTTGTCTACTCATGGTAGGATTTTTTCTTGATGTAGATGAGTCACAGTCTGCATCAAACCTTCTTTGTTGACCTAACCAAAGtttcctaaaaaaagaaaaaatcatgtaaaatatctttttatctcCTTAATGATATTATGCTAAAACTTAAAGCCATCTTCATTATTGGTTCTTGATAACAGTTCCATACCAATTGTTACTAGGACAATACAGGTTACCACAATGTCTATTAACCCACACACTAAAGTCTGAGAGTTATGCCTGCTCTTGAAGGCTCTCAACATGTGCTTTCTCTTACTCATCCTAAACAATTCATCTGGAGTTCTCATGAAGGCATCTTTCTCTACCAAACAGTTAGGGAATATTTCCTTCTCCATAGCTCTGTCAGGCACATGAGGAAGACTTCAGCGTTTCCCTGGTCATCCATGGTCCTGTTTTTCTACCCCAATTGCAGAATCCAtaccacagaaaaacaaatgtttttaatatatcttttattCGACTTTTAGTTGttagtttcttctttattttatttttttattggaattcttttttctcacataaaatatatcctgaccactcctccctccatttctcccaaTTCTCCCCCTCCACCCAACTCCCCTCTCCCCAGATCCACTCATACGCTTAAATTCTCAAGTCCAAATGATCCACtatagttaataaaataattatgatgAGAGCAGAAATTCTCCTGGCACAGTGGAGTTACTCAGAAATATAGATCTTTGTTATTAAAGATATTAATCTTGAAGGAAAATCACTTATTGTATCCTGGAATAATTAAAAACGTCTCTGTCATAAACGTACCTTAGGTAAAGGCTTGGCAGGTTTGCAGTGCAGTCCTCCCACAAACTCAAAATTTGGTAAATATGGACGAGGAAATTCAAAATCCCAATATGTTCGCATTAGCCAAATCTCAGCTTTCCCCATAGTCTCACACAGTGTGGTGGGTCTTCCTGGAGAATACACATAATATTGATTGGAAGAAATTAATACTCGTATTTGCCAAGTAAAAAGGTATCATGCATTTCCTCATTAGCTATTGGAAGAAAATGTAGACTTCCTAAGATGGTTATCATGACTATATTAAAAGAATAGGAAAGTGAAAACTAGAGATTACAAAGAGAGTGAAAAAGGGTAACATACAACTATTACCCCTCcctaaaaataaaccaataaaagtTTATGTGTAGCTACAATGACTGATGAATTCCACAATTTCTTCTCTTTAGTAAAAGGCAGAAGATAGATTGTCTCTATCCTGTAAACTACTTGCCATCATTCATTGTTCTCCAGTCTCCTGCTAGGAACAAATTTCTCTTATACACTGTGTTAtacttagtttaaaaaatatgttgAAGGATTCCCATTATGTAAATGATTCATCATTATTTCATCATTAGGCGAGCCCTGATTAACTCTCTGAATACAACAGTTTGGGATGCGAGATACAAATATAAGGATAACCAATATACGTCTTTACACTTGCCATTAAGAAAAACAcaggaatgagaaaaatattaaatgatactTTCAAGAGCTATTTAGAGAAGATGACTATGTTGAAATGCTAATATCAGGCAattatacacagaaaaacatgtGCTTCTGATGAGAAAAGAGTCAATGagaatctttttaaataaacctgTTGATCTTGTGCAGGCCTGGCATATATTATTTCTAAATGTCATCGTTTAGTAGTTTTGACAAGTGCGTGAAGTCACACAACTTAATGACATAGTTACATTCACTGCCTGAGGATACTGAGCTTGGAGTTTCCAGGCAGTGCATTTAAACCGTCGCAAATTTCCCCCACCAACATGTTTACATCCCTTCTTGCTTTATATTATGTGTGCTTCTTCCAAACTTTAGACAAGTTCAGTAGATGAATTTTATATTAATAGATTTTAGATTTAACAAATAATTACTTACAACAGTTATTGAATTCTATGTTAAAATAGCTATATACGGATTTTGGAGTGTACATCATTGGTAACATATTTGTCCTACATCAAGAAGTCTTGAGATTTTATTCCAAGAATTCTATAAAAGGCTGGCAGCAGTACATGCCTATAACCTCAGTTTGGGGGatttaaagagaaatgaataCCTGGAATTCATTTGCCAACCAGATTTGAAAATTGGTGAGATCCAAGCTCAGTGGACCATCTCTTAGTAAGTAAGGCAATAGCAGTATGAGAAGACAGTTGATACCCTCTAGCCTCCACACGCAACAACACGTAacctcatacacatgcacacatatacccacagagATCCAAAACAGTGATTCGGGGATTGTAAATATGAAGTCCATGTGAAGTACAGAAAATTGAACAAATATTTACACTTACTGGCAAATAATTTCTTaatgtatatttttgaaatactAGGGGGAAGAATGATTATAAACAtgagaggatcagggagtttgctataAAATTGTGTCTACTAGCAGCGTTAGAAGGTATATCATAAGTTTCACCAACCGAGTgcttaaacatgagctgaacaaggaaaaCAACAGAAGCCATATCAAAGTGGGCAGTGGAGAGACCTGGAGGCCTCAACCTTAAACAACTCTAGGTCATACTAATAGTGGAAGAAACAGTCTTTCCCAGAGAAAAGCACACCAATGGGTTATTCTTGATCCATTGAAAACATAtattcagccctgaaaacatatattcaAGTAGCATTTTGCTGACTAAGtggattgtatttatatattatatatatttatatattatctatataatataaatatatcatatatatttatatattatctatatataatataaatatattatatatatttatatattatatattgtctATATATagcattatatttatatattatatatatttttatatatgtgtgtatgtgtgcttacaaaaattaatgaaaacagaggcCATCAAGTTGAAAGAGAATAGCAGGGAATTATGGAAGAGATTTAAGGAAAAATGGAAACTGGGGAaatgatgtaaaaatatatagtcataaaaaaagaaagaaaatttcttacAGTCATAAGCTGTACTAAATTGAATTTATCGAGATGTTTAAGAAATAGTTTACCAAGAACAAATTAATAACTATGATATACTAAGTTGacatttaagaattaaaataatgtgATAAAAAAGCATTTTCTACTAGATTGGCATTTATTTGTAGCTTTCTTGTATGTTTTGACAACATCTATTCTATTTCAAGTTATCACAAAGCAGTTTGGTGAGAACTTCATACTTCCTAGTTTCTAGAAGAATGAAATGTTGCATTTGTCATGCTGCTTGCAAAGTGGCAGTGTTATGATTGCATTCACAAGGAGGTCTACACTGTAGATTCTGTCATTGAAGCTATTGAATTGTTGGTAACCTCATTCTCACTGGGCACGTAGGAGACTTGAGGTGCTGTGATCTAGGAAGATACTCTGATGTGGGAGCTGTCACCTCTGTCCACTCTATGCAAGCTTCTTGAGAAGAAGCTCTAGGCTGAAGCC from Mastomys coucha isolate ucsf_1 unplaced genomic scaffold, UCSF_Mcou_1 pScaffold22, whole genome shotgun sequence includes:
- the LOC116070587 gene encoding UDP-glucuronosyltransferase 2A1 isoform X3, producing the protein MLKNILLWSLQISLLGMSLGGNVLIWPMEGSHWLNVKIIIDELLRKEHNVTVLVASGALFITPSISPSLTFEIYPVPFGKEKIESVIKDFVLTWLENRPSPSTIWTFYKEMAKVIEEFHLVSRGICDGVLKNEKLMAKLKKGEFEVLLSDPVFPCGDIVALKLGIPFIYSLRFSPASTVEKHCGKVPFPPSYVPAILSELTDQMSFTDRVRNFISYRMQDYMFETLWKQWDSYYSKALGRPTTLCETMGKAEIWLMRTYWDFEFPRPYLPNFEFVGGLHCKPAKPLPKEMEEFVQTSGEHGIVVFSLGSMVKNLTDEKANLIASALAQIPQKVLWRYKGKIPTTLGSNTRLFDWIPQNDLLGHPKTRAFITHGGTNGIYEAIYHGIPMVGVPMFADQPDNIAHMKAKGAAVEVNMNTMTSSDLLNAVRTVINEPSYKENAMRLSRIHHDQPVKPLDRAVFWIEFVMRHKGAKHLRVAAHDLSWFQYHSLDVIGFLLTCMASAMLLVAKCCLFIFQKIGKTGKKKKRD
- the LOC116070587 gene encoding UDP-glucuronosyltransferase 2A1 isoform X4; this translates as MLKNILLWSLQISLLGMSLGGNVLIWPMEGSHWLNVKIIIDELLRKEHNVTVLVASGALFITPSISPSLTFEIYPVPFGKEKIESVIKDFVLTWLENRPSPSTIWTFYKEMAKVIEEFHLVSRGICDGVLKNEKLMAKLKKGEFEVLLSDPVFPCGDIVALKLGIPFIYSLRFSPASTVEKHCGKVPFPPSYVPAILSELTDQMSFTDRVRNFISYRMQDYMFETLWKQWDSYYSKALGRPTTLCETMGKAEIWLMRTYWDFEFPRPYLPNFEFVGGLHCKPAKPLPKVLWRYKGKIPTTLGSNTRLFDWIPQNDLLGHPKTRAFITHGGTNGIYEAIYHGIPMVGVPMFADQPDNIAHMKAKGAAVEVNMNTMTSSDLLNAVRTVINEPSYKENAMRLSRIHHDQPVKPLDRAVFWIEFVMRHKGAKHLRVAAHDLSWFQYHSLDVIGFLLTCMASAMLLVAKCCLFIFQKIGKTGKKKKRD
- the LOC116070587 gene encoding UDP-glucuronosyltransferase 2A1 isoform X5 produces the protein MAKLKKGEFEVLLSDPVFPCGRPTTLCETMGKAEIWLMRTYWDFEFPRPYLPNFEFVGGLHCKPAKPLPKEMEEFVQTSGEHGIVVFSLGSMVKNLTDEKANLIASALAQIPQKVLWRYKGKIPTTLGSNTRLFDWIPQNDLLGHPKTRAFITHGGTNGIYEAIYHGIPMVGVPMFADQPDNIAHMKAKGAAVEVNMNTMTSSDLLNAVRTVINEPSYKENAMRLSRIHHDQPVKPLDRAVFWIEFVMRHKGAKHLRVAAHDLSWFQYHSLDVIGFLLTCMASAMLLVAKCCLFIFQKIGKTGKKKKRD
- the LOC116070587 gene encoding UDP-glucuronosyltransferase 2A2 isoform X2, producing the protein MVKKALRLLIFHLALAELVLSGNVVIWPTDGSHWLNIKILLEELAQRNHSVTVLASSETLFINSRPDTFISFEEIPVSYTKSNIDEIIEHMIALWLDHRPTPLTMWTFYKELGKLFAAFYTINKQICDGVLNNSTLMARLQKGGFDVLISDPVTMCGELVALKLGIPFVYTLRFSPAFTVERHCGKIPAPVSYVPAALSELTDQMSFGERVKNTISYSLQDYIFKTYWGEWNSYYSRVLGRPTTLCETMGKAEIWLMRTYWDFEFPRPYLPNFEFVGGLHCKPAKPLPKEMEEFVQTSGEHGIVVFSLGSMVKNLTDEKANLIASALAQIPQKVLWRYKGKIPTTLGSNTRLFDWIPQNDLLGHPKTRAFITHGGTNGIYEAIYHGIPMVGVPMFADQPDNIAHMKAKGAAVEVNMNTMTSSDLLNAVRTVINEPSYKENAMRLSRIHHDQPVKPLDRAVFWIEFVMRHKGAKHLRVAAHDLSWFQYHSLDVIGFLLTCMASAMLLVAKCCLFIFQKIGKTGKKKKRD